In Campylobacter vicugnae, a genomic segment contains:
- a CDS encoding nitrate reductase cytochrome c-type subunit — protein MKKSLQNILLSATAALVLTACNLGTGQNSAVEDTQIGLRNVELKDESNVKNPVITWKGDLPGSNEVYERSYENAPPLIPHSLEGLLPITIESNSCLTCHTPDTAKDMGTIPAPQSHYMYLSTGKKTVELNMERFNCVQCHVPQADAEPLVKNNFKADFRDGEGNRSSNLIDVLNQGIK, from the coding sequence ATGAAAAAGAGTTTGCAAAATATTTTACTTAGTGCGACTGCGGCACTAGTTTTAACAGCTTGTAATCTAGGAACCGGACAGAACTCAGCAGTAGAAGATACGCAAATTGGTCTTAGAAATGTAGAGCTAAAAGATGAATCAAATGTAAAAAATCCAGTAATTACTTGGAAAGGCGATTTGCCAGGTAGCAATGAGGTATATGAAAGAAGCTATGAAAATGCTCCGCCACTTATTCCACATAGCTTAGAGGGCTTATTGCCAATTACTATAGAGTCTAATTCATGTTTGACTTGTCATACTCCAGATACTGCTAAAGATATGGGTACTATTCCAGCTCCACAAAGCCACTATATGTATCTATCTACAGGTAAAAAGACAGTTGAGTTAAATATGGAGAGATTTAATTGTGTTCAATGCCATGTGCCACAAGCAGATGCTGAACCGCTAGTTAAAAATAATTTTAAAGCTGATTTTAGAGACGGTGAGGGTAATAGATCATCTAATCTTATTGATGTTTTAAATCAAGGTATTAAATGA
- the napH gene encoding quinol dehydrogenase ferredoxin subunit NapH, with amino-acid sequence MKFTIARRVVQLTILGLFIAGNIYGINILKGNLSSSELFGMIGLSDPYALLQLFLAGFSVGSASVIGALIMVVFYALIAPRAFCSWVCPVNILTDLGAYIRTKLKIGKNIINISSNSRYYLFALSLIFSFIFSIAAFESISYIGAFTRGVVYLSGSAISIAIIIICIEAFLGKRLICGHLCPLGAFWALVSRFSLIRIYHNSKNCTHCNKCKVVCPEMQVLDIVGKQSGNIRSECISCGRCVEACDDDALNFSILKFRREQ; translated from the coding sequence ATGAAATTTACAATTGCTAGAAGAGTAGTTCAATTAACTATTTTAGGGTTATTTATAGCTGGTAACATATATGGCATTAATATCTTAAAAGGTAATTTAAGTAGCTCTGAGCTTTTTGGCATGATAGGTCTTAGCGATCCGTATGCTCTACTTCAGCTATTTTTAGCTGGATTTAGTGTAGGGAGTGCAAGTGTAATTGGAGCTTTGATTATGGTTGTTTTTTATGCTTTGATAGCACCTAGAGCATTTTGTTCTTGGGTCTGTCCAGTAAATATTCTAACAGATCTTGGCGCATACATAAGAACAAAGCTAAAAATTGGTAAAAATATAATCAATATAAGTTCAAATTCAAGATATTACCTATTTGCGTTAAGCTTGATATTTAGCTTTATATTTAGCATAGCAGCCTTTGAGAGTATAAGCTACATAGGAGCATTTACTAGAGGTGTTGTATATCTTAGTGGATCAGCTATTAGTATAGCTATTATAATTATCTGTATAGAGGCTTTTTTAGGTAAGCGTTTAATATGTGGTCATCTATGTCCTTTAGGAGCATTTTGGGCATTAGTTAGTAGATTTAGCCTAATACGCATCTATCACAATAGTAAAAATTGCACTCACTGTAATAAGTGCAAGGTTGTCTGTCCTGAGATGCAAGTCTTAGACATAGTAGGCAAACAAAGTGGCAATATAAGAAGTGAGTGTATAAGTTGCGGACGTTGTGTAGAGGCTTGTGATGATGATGCACTTAATTTTAGTATATTAAAATTTAGGAGAGAACAATGA
- the napG gene encoding ferredoxin-type protein NapG: MQRRDAIKTGFSLVGLLAAGSFVYKEYANAKPVLKLRPPAALDEDEFLTRCIRCGLCVEACPFDTLKLAEFKDSGVGIGTPFFTPRDIPCYMCEDIPCVVECPTEALDPKLVTKDGALDINMARMGVAVVDEKNCVAYFGIQCDACYRACPLIDKALWIDYKRNERTGKHAFLLPIVDSDYCTGCGKCELACITDKAAITVLPRDMVIGKVGDNYVKGWVEGDDAKLKDVDTKMHLDSKKGIKYLNEDEL; encoded by the coding sequence ATGCAAAGGCGAGATGCTATAAAGACGGGTTTTAGTTTAGTTGGACTTTTGGCTGCTGGTTCTTTTGTTTATAAAGAGTATGCAAATGCCAAGCCTGTACTTAAACTGCGTCCGCCTGCAGCTTTAGATGAAGATGAGTTTTTAACTCGTTGCATTAGATGCGGGCTATGCGTTGAGGCGTGTCCTTTTGATACGCTAAAATTAGCTGAATTTAAAGATAGTGGCGTAGGTATAGGAACTCCATTTTTTACTCCAAGAGATATCCCGTGCTATATGTGTGAGGATATTCCTTGTGTAGTTGAGTGTCCAACTGAGGCACTAGATCCTAAGTTAGTCACAAAAGATGGGGCTTTAGATATTAATATGGCTAGAATGGGTGTAGCAGTTGTTGATGAGAAAAACTGTGTGGCTTATTTTGGAATTCAGTGCGATGCGTGTTATCGTGCATGTCCATTAATAGATAAAGCTTTATGGATAGATTATAAGCGTAATGAAAGAACAGGCAAACATGCTTTCTTATTGCCTATAGTTGATAGTGACTACTGCACAGGATGTGGTAAGTGCGAATTAGCATGCATAACTGATAAAGCTGCGATAACTGTACTACCAAGAGATATGGTAATTGGCAAAGTTGGCGATAACTATGTAAAAGGCTGGGTAGAAGGTGATGATGCTAAGTTAAAAGATGTTGATACTAAGATGCATCTAGATAGCAAAAAAGGTATTAAGTATCTAAATGAGGATGAGCTATGA
- the napA gene encoding periplasmic nitrate reductase subunit alpha, with amino-acid sequence MDRRDFIKSSAVAAACSAAGLTAPSALSAANKEQDWRWDKSVCRFCGTGCGIVVATKDGKIVAVKGDPLAPVNRGLNCIKGYFNAKIMYGEDRITKPLLRVNSKGEFDKNGKFVEVSWKRAFDEMEKQFKKAYNELGPTGIGVFGSGQYTIQEGYSAVKLIKGGFRSNNIDPNARHCMASAVVGFMQTFGIDEPAGCYDDIELTDTVVCWGANMAEMHPVLWARVSDRKLQSPKNVKVINLSTFSNRTSNIADMEIIFRPQTDLAIWNYIAREIVYNHPEAIDEKFVKEHCTFTTGPVDIGYGMRSNINHPKYLPSELDTAAKEKSKVLTEAEGVTLAYLGMKAGDTIEHKHTAAPDAHWIISFEDFKKALAPYTLDFVAKLAKGDDNEDLEEFKKKLQTLANYYIDQKRKVVSFWTMGMNQHTRGTWVNEQSYMVHFLLGKQAKPGNGAFSLTGQPSACGTAREVGTFSHRLPADMVVANPKHREITEKIWKLPAKTLNPKPGAPYMKIMRDLEDGKIKFIWVHVNNPWHNTANANHWIRAARDMDNFIVVSDPYPGISAKVADLILPTAMIYEKWGAYGNAERRTQHWRQQVLPVGEAMSDTWQMMEFSKRFKLKEVWGEKKIDDKLTIPSVLDEAAKFGYTPETTLYDVLFANAEAKSYSADDAVMNGFDNTEVHGDSRNVEGSDGNVFKGYGFFVQKYLWEEYRKFGVGHAHDLADFDTYHRVRGLRWPVVDGKETQWRFNTKYDVYAKKAAPNSDFAFYGNAGAALPSGDLAKVTNQEKTSIKNRGKIFFRPFMDAPEIPTKEYPLWLCTGRVLEHWHSGTMTMRVPELYRAVPEALCYMNEEDGKKLGVAQNDVVWVESRRGKVKARVDFRGRNKPPVGLVYVPWFDENVYINKVCLDATCPLSKQTDFKKCAVKVYKA; translated from the coding sequence ATGGATAGACGAGATTTTATTAAGAGCTCAGCTGTTGCAGCTGCTTGTTCAGCAGCTGGTCTTACTGCGCCTAGCGCACTAAGTGCTGCTAACAAAGAACAAGATTGGCGTTGGGACAAATCAGTATGTAGATTTTGTGGTACTGGTTGCGGTATTGTTGTTGCTACTAAAGATGGCAAAATCGTTGCTGTAAAAGGCGATCCATTGGCTCCAGTAAACCGTGGTCTAAACTGTATTAAAGGTTATTTTAATGCTAAGATTATGTATGGTGAAGATAGAATCACTAAACCACTTTTAAGAGTTAACTCTAAAGGTGAATTTGATAAAAATGGTAAATTTGTTGAAGTTAGCTGGAAGCGCGCATTTGATGAGATGGAAAAACAGTTTAAAAAAGCTTATAATGAGCTTGGACCAACTGGTATTGGTGTGTTTGGTTCTGGTCAATATACTATTCAAGAGGGTTATTCAGCTGTTAAGTTAATTAAAGGTGGTTTCCGCTCAAACAATATTGACCCAAATGCTAGACACTGTATGGCAAGTGCGGTTGTAGGCTTTATGCAAACATTTGGTATAGATGAACCAGCAGGCTGTTATGATGATATTGAACTAACTGATACAGTAGTATGCTGGGGCGCAAATATGGCAGAGATGCACCCAGTACTATGGGCAAGGGTAAGTGATAGAAAACTACAAAGCCCTAAAAATGTAAAAGTTATAAATCTATCTACATTCTCAAATAGAACTTCAAATATAGCTGATATGGAGATTATTTTTAGACCTCAAACAGACTTAGCTATTTGGAACTATATTGCTAGAGAGATTGTATATAATCACCCAGAAGCAATTGATGAAAAATTTGTAAAAGAGCATTGTACATTTACAACAGGTCCAGTTGATATTGGTTATGGTATGAGATCAAATATCAATCACCCTAAATATCTACCAAGCGAGCTTGATACAGCTGCAAAAGAAAAATCAAAAGTATTAACAGAAGCTGAGGGTGTAACTTTAGCATATTTAGGTATGAAAGCTGGTGATACAATTGAGCATAAACATACAGCTGCTCCAGATGCACACTGGATAATTTCATTTGAAGATTTCAAAAAAGCTCTAGCTCCATATACTCTTGACTTTGTAGCTAAACTAGCTAAAGGTGATGATAATGAGGATTTAGAGGAATTTAAGAAAAAACTTCAAACTTTAGCAAACTACTATATAGATCAAAAACGCAAAGTAGTAAGCTTTTGGACAATGGGTATGAATCAACATACTCGTGGTACATGGGTAAATGAACAAAGCTATATGGTTCACTTCTTACTAGGAAAACAAGCTAAACCAGGTAATGGCGCATTCTCATTAACTGGCCAACCAAGTGCTTGTGGTACAGCTAGAGAGGTTGGTACATTCTCACACCGCTTACCGGCAGATATGGTTGTTGCAAATCCAAAACATAGAGAAATTACAGAAAAAATTTGGAAACTTCCAGCAAAAACTCTAAACCCAAAACCAGGTGCGCCATATATGAAAATTATGCGTGATCTAGAAGATGGTAAAATTAAATTTATCTGGGTGCATGTAAATAACCCATGGCATAATACTGCAAATGCTAATCACTGGATTAGAGCAGCGCGCGATATGGATAACTTCATCGTAGTAAGCGACCCATATCCAGGTATTAGTGCTAAAGTAGCTGACCTTATCTTGCCAACTGCTATGATCTATGAAAAATGGGGTGCATATGGTAATGCTGAGCGTAGAACTCAACACTGGAGACAACAAGTACTTCCAGTAGGAGAAGCTATGAGTGATACATGGCAAATGATGGAATTTAGTAAACGATTTAAACTAAAAGAAGTTTGGGGTGAGAAAAAAATAGATGATAAGCTTACAATTCCAAGCGTATTAGATGAAGCAGCTAAATTTGGCTATACTCCAGAAACAACTCTATATGATGTATTATTTGCAAATGCTGAAGCTAAATCATATAGTGCAGATGATGCAGTTATGAATGGATTTGATAATACTGAAGTTCATGGCGATAGCAGAAATGTAGAAGGTAGTGATGGTAATGTATTTAAAGGTTATGGTTTCTTTGTTCAAAAATATCTATGGGAAGAGTATAGAAAATTTGGTGTAGGTCATGCTCACGACTTAGCAGATTTTGATACATATCATAGAGTAAGAGGCTTAAGATGGCCAGTTGTTGATGGTAAAGAGACTCAATGGAGATTTAATACTAAATATGATGTATATGCTAAAAAAGCAGCTCCAAATAGCGATTTTGCATTTTATGGTAATGCTGGCGCAGCTCTACCAAGTGGCGATTTAGCTAAAGTGACAAATCAAGAAAAAACATCTATTAAAAATAGAGGTAAAATATTCTTTAGACCATTTATGGACGCTCCTGAAATTCCAACTAAAGAGTATCCACTATGGTTATGTACAGGTAGGGTTTTAGAGCACTGGCATAGTGGTACTATGACAATGCGTGTACCTGAGCTATATCGTGCGGTTCCTGAAGCACTTTGCTATATGAATGAAGAAGATGGCAAAAAACTTGGCGTAGCTCAAAATGATGTTGTATGGGTAGAAAGTCGCCGTGGCAAAGTAAAAGCTAGAGTAGACTTCCGTGGAAGAAATAAACCACCAGTAGGTCTTGTATATGTGCCATGGTTTGATGAAAATGTGTATATTAATAAAGTTTGTCTAGATGCGACATGTCCATTATCTAAACAGACAGACTTTAAAAAATGTGCTGTAAAAGTTTATAAGGCGTAA
- the ychF gene encoding redox-regulated ATPase YchF: MGLSVGIVGLPNVGKSTTFNALTKASNAEAANYPFCTIEPNKAIVPVPDPRLDELAKIVQPNKIQHSVIEFVDIAGLVKGASKGEGLGNKFLSNIRETEVILHMVRCFDDSNVTHVENSVDPIRDIEIIETELILADIEQLAKKIERLTKEAKANVKGAKESLECAKALAEHLDSGKSAVTFSEFDSDVFTALNKELRLLSAKDVIYGANVNEDEIASDNEYVKKVKEYAKERGAEVIKLCAKIEEELIGLDDAEAKEMLESLGASESGLESIIRTAFAKLGLISYFTAGVVEVRAWTIHKGWKAPKAASVIHNDFERGFIRAEVISYDDYIACGGEAKAKEAGKMRLEGKDYIVNDGDVMHFRFNV, translated from the coding sequence ATGGGATTATCAGTAGGTATAGTAGGTTTGCCAAATGTGGGTAAATCTACAACATTTAATGCATTAACAAAGGCTAGTAATGCCGAGGCAGCCAATTATCCATTTTGTACGATTGAACCTAATAAAGCTATAGTGCCAGTACCTGATCCTAGATTAGATGAGTTAGCTAAAATTGTTCAACCAAATAAAATTCAACACTCCGTAATTGAATTTGTTGATATCGCAGGTCTTGTAAAAGGTGCTAGCAAAGGTGAAGGTCTTGGTAATAAATTTTTATCAAATATTAGAGAGACTGAGGTAATTCTTCATATGGTAAGATGTTTTGATGATTCAAATGTTACTCATGTAGAAAATAGTGTTGATCCAATTAGAGATATTGAGATTATCGAAACAGAGCTTATTTTAGCCGATATCGAACAGCTTGCTAAGAAAATAGAGAGATTAACCAAAGAGGCTAAAGCAAATGTAAAAGGTGCTAAAGAGAGCCTAGAGTGTGCTAAAGCATTGGCTGAGCATCTTGATAGCGGCAAAAGTGCAGTTACTTTTAGTGAGTTTGATAGTGATGTTTTTACAGCTTTAAATAAAGAGCTTAGACTTCTTTCGGCTAAAGATGTGATATATGGTGCTAATGTCAATGAAGATGAGATAGCTAGTGATAATGAATATGTAAAAAAAGTAAAAGAGTATGCCAAAGAGCGTGGAGCAGAAGTAATAAAACTATGTGCCAAAATAGAAGAGGAGCTAATCGGTCTAGATGATGCTGAAGCTAAGGAGATGCTTGAGAGCTTAGGAGCAAGTGAGAGTGGCTTAGAGAGTATTATACGAACAGCATTTGCAAAGCTTGGACTTATTAGTTACTTTACTGCTGGAGTAGTAGAAGTAAGAGCTTGGACTATTCATAAGGGCTGGAAAGCACCAAAAGCAGCTAGCGTTATCCATAATGATTTTGAGCGAGGATTTATTAGAGCTGAGGTGATAAGCTATGATGATTATATAGCTTGTGGCGGTGAGGCTAAGGCTAAAGAGGCTGGCAAGATGAGATTAGAGGGTAAAGATTACATTGTAAATGATGGCGATGTGATGCATTTTAGATTTAATGTGTGA
- a CDS encoding leucyl aminopeptidase has protein sequence MFVELIDKKVADIAADYEIIFIVDKDLGHRFVDDFAEFDFYSYKGDKILNLPSKRKIYVGIKDLNPNSLRNASASALNAIKDLNINSIKIASYNGDCTKISFEAIAEGFLLANYKFDRYKSEKKDSKIEKILISTEDYNSKKIAINEAQIGIDHAHIIAEATNFSRDIVNEIPEIYTPEKMAQDAKNLSLSYLNIECVIHDENYLKSQNMNAFLAVNRASVHPPRLIHLKYTPKQKSIKKVVFVGKGLTYDSGGLSLKPADYMVTMKSDKSGAAAAMGIIMGAAKMELPFEIHAVLGATENMIGGDAYKPDDVLITRSGVTVEVKNTDAEGRLVLADCLDWAQSELEPELLIDMATLTGACVVGLGEYTSGVMGNNYELQSEFKNLASKSGEYLTILEFNEHLKELIKSDIADISNISSSRYGGAITAGIFLDKFIKDEYKDKWLHLDIAGPAYVSKAWGCNPAGASGAGVRACLYYLAKVARNYEKGEK, from the coding sequence ATGTTTGTTGAATTAATAGATAAAAAAGTAGCTGATATTGCTGCTGATTATGAGATAATTTTTATTGTAGATAAGGATTTAGGTCATAGATTTGTAGATGATTTTGCTGAATTTGATTTTTATTCATATAAGGGAGATAAGATTTTAAATCTACCTAGCAAAAGAAAGATATATGTAGGCATTAAAGACCTTAATCCAAATTCGCTTAGAAACGCTAGTGCATCAGCACTAAATGCTATAAAAGATTTAAATATTAATAGTATAAAGATTGCTAGTTATAACGGAGATTGTACTAAGATAAGCTTTGAGGCTATTGCTGAAGGATTTTTGCTAGCTAATTATAAATTCGATCGTTATAAAAGCGAGAAAAAAGATAGCAAAATAGAAAAAATTCTAATTTCAACTGAGGATTACAATAGCAAAAAAATAGCTATAAATGAAGCACAAATTGGCATTGATCACGCTCATATAATCGCTGAGGCGACTAATTTTTCAAGAGATATTGTAAATGAAATTCCTGAGATATATACTCCTGAAAAGATGGCTCAAGATGCTAAGAATTTAAGTTTAAGCTATTTAAATATTGAGTGCGTTATCCATGATGAAAATTATCTAAAAAGCCAAAATATGAACGCATTTTTAGCAGTTAATCGCGCCTCAGTACATCCGCCGCGTTTAATCCATTTAAAATATACTCCAAAGCAAAAAAGCATTAAAAAAGTTGTGTTTGTCGGTAAAGGCCTTACATATGATAGTGGCGGATTAAGCTTAAAACCAGCTGATTATATGGTAACAATGAAAAGCGATAAAAGTGGCGCAGCAGCTGCAATGGGAATCATAATGGGTGCTGCTAAAATGGAGTTACCTTTTGAAATCCATGCTGTGCTTGGAGCTACTGAGAATATGATAGGTGGCGATGCGTATAAGCCAGATGATGTTTTAATTACTCGCAGTGGCGTTACAGTTGAGGTTAAAAATACAGATGCTGAGGGTAGATTGGTTCTTGCTGATTGTTTAGATTGGGCCCAAAGTGAGCTTGAACCTGAACTTCTTATAGATATGGCTACGCTAACGGGTGCGTGTGTTGTAGGTCTTGGTGAATATACTAGTGGAGTGATGGGAAACAACTATGAACTTCAAAGTGAATTTAAAAATCTTGCTAGTAAAAGTGGTGAGTATTTAACTATTTTAGAGTTTAATGAACATTTAAAAGAGTTAATAAAAAGCGATATAGCAGATATCTCAAATATCTCTTCAAGTAGATATGGCGGAGCAATTACAGCAGGTATATTTTTAGATAAATTTATAAAAGATGAGTATAAAGATAAGTGGTTGCACCTTGATATTGCAGGGCCTGCGTATGTAAGCAAGGCTTGGGGGTGTAATCCAGCTGGTGCAAGTGGTGCTGGAGTTAGAGCATGTCTATACTATCTTGCTAAAGTAGCTAGAAATTATGAAAAAGGTGAGAAATAA
- a CDS encoding DedA family protein, with protein sequence MEEFLKNILYEYKNWAYLIIFLWCIAEGELALILGGIFAHEGHVNLGLIIFVAGLGGFVGDQIYFYIGRYNKKYIQRKLVKQRRKFAVAHLLLQKFGWPIIFIQRYMYGFRTIIPMSIGITRYSAKKFAFINLISAWAWAAITILLAWHFGQLIWAGIDWAESHWYFAVPIIGGFLATLFFGIKYMEKRILNERKNRRNVC encoded by the coding sequence ATGGAAGAGTTTTTAAAAAATATACTATATGAGTATAAAAACTGGGCATATTTAATTATATTTTTGTGGTGCATTGCTGAGGGTGAGTTGGCATTAATTTTAGGTGGTATATTTGCTCATGAGGGGCATGTGAATTTAGGACTTATTATATTTGTGGCTGGACTTGGTGGATTTGTAGGAGATCAGATATATTTTTATATTGGTCGTTATAATAAAAAATATATTCAAAGAAAGCTAGTCAAGCAGCGACGTAAATTTGCCGTAGCGCACTTGTTGCTTCAAAAATTTGGCTGGCCAATAATATTTATTCAGCGTTATATGTATGGATTTCGTACTATTATACCGATGAGTATAGGTATTACTAGATATAGTGCTAAAAAATTTGCTTTTATAAATTTAATTAGTGCTTGGGCTTGGGCTGCAATTACTATTTTACTAGCTTGGCATTTTGGTCAGCTTATTTGGGCTGGAATTGATTGGGCTGAATCTCACTGGTATTTTGCTGTGCCTATTATTGGTGGATTTTTAGCAACTTTATTCTTTGGTATAAAATATATGGAAAAAAGAATATTAAATGAAAGGAAAAATAGAAGAAATGTTTGTTGA
- a CDS encoding adenine phosphoribosyltransferase, whose translation MKILSLAQKEYLNSIIREVADFPKPGILFKDITTLLGDAKAFEFLMEHLYDRYKDKNLDYIVGIESRGFIFGATLANKLGVGFVPARKPNKLPYTTISQKYSLEYGIDELQMHIDAFGNKPGANVLLIDDLIATGGTAKAACEMISKLGANLIELAFIIDIGIGGIQELESYGPIYVVLGD comes from the coding sequence ATGAAGATATTATCACTTGCACAAAAAGAGTATTTAAATTCAATTATAAGAGAAGTTGCAGATTTTCCAAAGCCTGGAATTTTATTTAAAGATATTACTACACTTTTAGGCGATGCTAAAGCATTTGAGTTTTTGATGGAGCATCTTTATGATAGGTATAAAGATAAGAATTTAGACTATATAGTTGGTATTGAAAGTCGTGGATTTATCTTTGGTGCTACACTTGCTAATAAGCTTGGCGTAGGATTTGTACCGGCTAGAAAACCAAATAAACTCCCATATACTACTATTTCACAAAAGTACTCATTGGAGTATGGTATAGATGAACTTCAGATGCATATTGATGCGTTTGGTAACAAGCCAGGTGCAAATGTATTATTAATAGATGATTTAATTGCTACTGGCGGTACGGCTAAAGCAGCTTGTGAGATGATATCAAAACTTGGTGCAAATTTGATTGAACTTGCCTTTATAATTGATATTGGCATAGGTGGAATTCAAGAGCTTGAGAGTTATGGACCAATATATGTAGTTTTAGGGGATTAA
- the rpiB gene encoding ribose 5-phosphate isomerase B: MNISKIYIASDHAGYEAKTQVKEILESMGLSVFDLGTDNSNDSVDYPDFAALVANSIKHNDEFGVLICGSGIGISMAANRFSHIRCALSHNATIARLSREHNDANVLCFGARVVGAEVIKDMVEVFFATEFSGGRHQRRVEKLGVCQCS, from the coding sequence ATGAATATTTCTAAGATTTATATAGCTAGCGATCATGCCGGATATGAGGCAAAAACTCAGGTAAAAGAGATATTAGAATCTATGGGTTTATCTGTATTTGATTTAGGTACTGATAATTCTAATGATAGTGTTGATTATCCTGATTTTGCTGCTTTGGTGGCTAATAGTATCAAGCATAATGATGAATTTGGCGTTTTGATATGTGGTAGTGGAATTGGTATATCTATGGCAGCTAATCGATTTTCTCATATACGTTGTGCTTTAAGCCATAATGCTACTATTGCAAGACTATCTAGAGAGCATAATGATGCAAATGTGCTGTGTTTTGGTGCTAGAGTTGTAGGTGCTGAGGTTATTAAGGATATGGTTGAGGTGTTTTTTGCTACTGAATTTAGTGGTGGCAGACATCAAAGAAGAGTTGAAAAACTAGGAGTTTGTCAATGTTCTTAG
- the lepB gene encoding signal peptidase I — protein sequence MRKFFSKFYNFCSSWTGTVIIVLFIIFFIAQAFVIPSGSMKNTLLVGDYLFVKKFSYGIPTPHIPFVEIAVLPDSDGDGHLIASDGPKRGDIVVFRYPKDPKIHYVKRNFATEFDEVVFAPGAMYLRPSGGDDEIDKEFKDADIVILGGKRFIKEPYKMSGIHYDNNTDKDNYGGLKADTFTIAGMVDFAMSEVMIPELPKIANLNFNAYYFKVPQNEYFMVGDNRENSSDSRFWGSVPYKYIVGTPWFVYLSYDENYKIRWDRIGRLTSSLEEMAK from the coding sequence TTGAGAAAATTTTTTTCTAAATTCTATAATTTTTGTAGTAGTTGGACTGGAACAGTAATTATAGTTTTGTTTATAATATTTTTTATTGCTCAGGCTTTTGTAATCCCTAGTGGCTCTATGAAAAATACTTTGCTAGTAGGGGATTATCTATTTGTAAAGAAATTTTCATATGGAATTCCAACTCCACATATTCCTTTTGTAGAGATTGCAGTGCTTCCTGATAGCGATGGAGATGGCCATTTAATAGCAAGTGATGGGCCAAAACGCGGAGATATTGTAGTTTTTAGGTATCCTAAAGATCCTAAAATTCACTATGTAAAGCGTAATTTTGCTACTGAATTTGATGAGGTTGTGTTTGCTCCTGGTGCTATGTATCTTCGTCCAAGTGGTGGCGATGATGAGATAGATAAAGAATTTAAAGATGCTGATATTGTAATTTTAGGTGGTAAAAGGTTTATAAAAGAGCCATATAAGATGAGTGGAATTCACTATGATAATAATACTGATAAGGATAATTATGGTGGATTAAAGGCTGATACATTTACTATTGCTGGTATGGTGGATTTTGCGATGAGTGAAGTGATGATACCAGAGCTGCCTAAGATAGCAAATTTAAATTTTAACGCATATTATTTTAAAGTACCGCAAAATGAGTATTTTATGGTAGGCGATAATAGGGAAAATAGTAGCGATAGTAGATTTTGGGGATCGGTTCCTTATAAATATATAGTTGGTACTCCGTGGTTTGTATATTTAAGCTATGATGAGAACTATAAAATCCGTTGGGATCGTATCGGACGACTAACAAGCAGTCTAGAAGAGATGGCTAAGTAG